The genomic segment ACCTGTGGACCGGCGTCGAGGACGGCGAGGAGCTGCTCAAGCGGGTGGCGTCGCTGCCGGGGTTCGGCAAGCAGAAGTCGCAGGTCTTCGTGGCGCTGCTCGGCAAGCAGTACGGAGTGCAGCCGGCCGGGTGGCGTGCCGCCGCCGGCGGGTACGGCGAGGAGGGCTCTTTCAAGTCGGTGGCCGACATCGTCGACGACCAGTCGCTGGGCAAGGTGCGCGCCTACAAGAAGGAGATGAAGGCTGCCGCCAAGGCGTAATCGCGCGGTTGTGAGCTGGTAAAACACCAACTTCGGCGACGCGGCACGCGGCCCGGTCGAGAGCACGCTGGGCGTACTGGCACGAACGGTGCAAGTATGGGGGGTCGATCGGAGACCCATCGTGAAGAAGCAGCTGGACAGAGCGGTTCTGATCACGGATGCGGATCGCAGCCCGGATGATCAGTTCCGTAGCCGGCAGATCCGGTACGTGACGATGATGGGCATCCGTGCCGCCTGCGTGGTCGCCGGGGCCGTGCTCGTCAGTGTCCGGCCGCCGTGGCTGCCGCTCTGGCTCATCCTGTGCGGCGCGGGCATGGTGTTCCTGCCGTGGGCGGCCGTGCTCATCGCCAACGACCGGCCCGCCAGGACGAAGGCCGAGCGCGCCGCCTCGGCCGCCGCCCGTGACGCGAAGCCGCAGGTCACGCTCCCGCAGCACTCCGCCGAGCAGGCCGAATACCTGACGATCGATCTCGAGCCCTCCGAGACCGGCGAGCACTGGATCCCGAGCGACCCTCGCGACCGCAAGGAGGGCTAGCGCGGCCGGGCCCCGATCCGTGAGACGGCCGCGGCGCCGAGGACGGCACCGG from the Paractinoplanes abujensis genome contains:
- a CDS encoding DUF3099 domain-containing protein, with protein sequence MKKQLDRAVLITDADRSPDDQFRSRQIRYVTMMGIRAACVVAGAVLVSVRPPWLPLWLILCGAGMVFLPWAAVLIANDRPARTKAERAASAAARDAKPQVTLPQHSAEQAEYLTIDLEPSETGEHWIPSDPRDRKEG